The following are from one region of the Rhizobium sullae genome:
- a CDS encoding copper homeostasis protein CutC, with translation MPVLLEVCVDSPKGLAAAIEGGAGRIELCSALELGGLTPAAGLMKAATSAPIPVYAMIRPHAGPFIFDAVDEDAMMADIDAVRAFGLAGVVLGANRPDGTLDMPLIRRLKANAAGLGSTLHRAFDLVPDADVALEQAVELGCERILTSGCTPRAMDGLETLRCLSAKAAGRISIMPGSGVRPGNVAEILRATGAREIHGSCSSPAATMDPRAISFGFEVPGSYRTDTAVVRQMRQAIDVA, from the coding sequence CCGAAAGGCCTTGCTGCTGCAATCGAAGGCGGCGCGGGCCGCATCGAGCTTTGCTCGGCTCTTGAACTGGGCGGCCTGACACCGGCCGCGGGTCTCATGAAGGCCGCCACCTCAGCGCCGATCCCGGTTTACGCTATGATCCGGCCGCATGCCGGCCCCTTCATCTTCGACGCAGTGGACGAGGATGCAATGATGGCGGATATCGATGCCGTGCGCGCTTTCGGCCTCGCCGGCGTTGTCCTCGGTGCCAACCGTCCCGATGGCACGCTGGACATGCCGCTTATCCGCCGCTTGAAGGCTAATGCTGCCGGTCTGGGTTCGACGCTGCATCGGGCCTTCGACCTCGTGCCGGATGCTGATGTTGCACTGGAGCAGGCCGTCGAGCTCGGCTGCGAGCGCATCCTCACCTCCGGCTGCACGCCGAGAGCGATGGATGGCCTCGAAACACTGAGATGTCTCTCCGCGAAGGCCGCCGGCCGGATTTCGATCATGCCGGGCAGCGGCGTGCGCCCTGGCAATGTTGCGGAAATTCTGCGCGCAACGGGCGCCCGCGAGATCCATGGCTCCTGCAGTTCGCCTGCTGCAACCATGGATCCGCGTGCCATCTCCTTCGGTTTCGAGGTGCCGGGTTCCTACCGGACGGATACTGCAGTTGTCCGGCAGATGCGCCAGGCGATCGATGTAGCCTAA